Proteins encoded in a region of the Sparus aurata chromosome 6, fSpaAur1.1, whole genome shotgun sequence genome:
- the tshba gene encoding thyroid stimulating hormone subunit beta a, protein METAVFSCWLLFLLFSPAVPMCLPTDFTLYVDRPECDFCVAINTTICMGFCYSRDSNMRDILGPRFLIQRGCTYDKVEYRTAVLPGCPINADPVFTYPVALSCHCGACRTDSDECAHRAGANGARCTKPVRRLYPYPDQSNYMIPF, encoded by the exons ATGGAGACTGCGGTGTTCAGCTGCTGGCTCCTTTTTCTGCTCTTCAGTCCAGCTGTTCCCATGTGTTTACCCACTGACTTCACCCTGTATGTGGACAGGCCAGAGTGTGACTTCTGTGTGGCCATCAACACGACCATCTGCATGGGATTCTGCTACTCGAGG GACAGCAACATGAGGGACATACTCGGCCCCCGCTTCCTTATCCAGAGAGGCTGTACTTATGACAAAGTGGAATACCGCACAGCCGTGCTGCCCGGCTGTCCCATCAACGCCGACCCTGTCTTCACCTACCCCGTGGCCCTCAGCTGCCACTGTGGGGCCTGCAGGACTGACAGCGATGAATGCGCACACAGGGCCGGCGCGAACGGAGCTCGGTGTACCAAACCAGTCAGACGTCTCTACCCGTATCCCGACCAGAGCAACTACATGATCCCGTTCTGA
- the slc5a8l gene encoding sodium-coupled monocarboxylate transporter 1 isoform X1: MTGTGGPVDTFSVWDYVVFAGVILAAAGIGLFQAIRGRKETSSAEFLLGGRQMTAVPVAMSLTASFMSGITVIGTPAEAYQFGAAFWLFGFSYAIMSAITAEVFVPVFYRLGITSAYEYLELRFSRPIRIIGTSMYIVQTALYTGLVIYAPALALNQITGLNLWGVLVATGAVCIVYCTLGGLKAVIWTDVMQMVIMLAGFVAVIARGAVIQGGLTNIWEDARKGGRLEAFDFDPDPLKRHTFWTIVIGGSVMWTSIYSINQSQVQRYISCKTLGHAKMSLYVNMVGLWLTVSLAVFSGLTMFSIYKNCDPLSNGDVSTPDQLLPYLVMDILAAYPGIPGLFVAAAYSGTLSTVSSSINALVAVTVEDFILPVFKNLTEKQVYWMNMGLSVFFGAVCIGMAGVASLMGSVLQAALSIFGMISGPLLGLYLLGMLFRTPNSIGGLVGMIIGLVLTLWVGIGAQIYPPTAEKTNPLPLTTAGCAHNTTQAPWTTPVTLTPQPDFRPALADSWYSLSYVYFALLGTLTTIVSGLLVSSITGGCKQEKINPDLLVKMSDLICFSWCSKSEESDATEKDAGQFHMEVDNPAFADFDTSKNVEMGTKL, from the exons ATGACTGGTACAGGTGGTCCAGTGGACACTTTCTCTGTGTGGGATTATGTGGTGTTCGCTGGAGTTATTTTGGCTGCGGCTGGCATTGGCCTCTTCCAGGCCATCAGGGGCCGGAAAGAGACGAGCAGCGCCGAGTTCTTGCTGGGTGGACGGCAAATGACAGCTGTGCCGGTTGCCATGTCGCTCACTGCCAGCTTCATGTCTGGCATCACAGTCATCGGCACACCTGCCGAGGCCTACCAGTTCGGAGCTGCCTTCTGGCTCTTCGGCTTCTCCTACGCCATCATGTCTGCCATCACCGCTGAGGTCTTTGTCCCAGTGTTCTACAGACTGGGGATCACCAGTGCCTATGAG TACCTGGAATTGCGCTTCAGTCGGCCGATTCGCATAATTGGGACATCAATGTACATCGTTCAGACG GCTCTCTACACTGGTTTGGTCATCTATGCTCCAGCTCTTGCACTAAATCAaa TCACAGGACTTAATCTATGGGGAGTGCTGGTGGCTACAGGAGCAGTGTGCATCGTCTACTGCACTTTG GGCGGTCTGAAAGCAGTAATCTGGACAGACGTGATGCAGATGGTGATCATGCTAGCAGGTTTTGTGGCTGTTATAGCTCGAGGAGCTGTGATACAGGGAGGCCTGACAAACATTTGGGAGGACGCAAGGAAAGGAGGCCGACTAGAGGCATTTGA TTTTGACCCAGATCCTCTGAAGCGACACACTTTCTGGACGATTGTAATCGGCGGCAGCGTGATGTGGACCTCTATCTATTCAATAAACCAATCCCAGGTGCAGCGCTACATCTCCTGCAAAACCTTGGGCCATGCCAAGAT GTCTCTGTACGTGAACATGGTTGGCTTGTGGCTAACTGTGAGTCTGGCTGTGTTTTCTGGCCTCACCATGTTCTCCATCTACAAGAACTGTGATCCACTTTCAAACGGTGATGTTAGCACCCCGGACCAG CTGCTGCCCTACCTTGTGATGGATATTCTGGCAGCTTACCCTGGAATACCTGGCTTGTTTGTGGCAGCTGCCTACAGTGGTACGCTAAG cacgGTGTCTTCCAGCATTAACGCCCTAGTTGCTGTCACCGTGGAAGACTTTATTCTACCAGTGTTCAAAAACCTCACTGAGAAACAGGTGTACTGGATGAACATGGGCTTGA GTGTATTCTTTGGTGCTGTGTGCATTGGGATGGCTGGAGTTGCTTCACTGATGGGAAGTGTCTTGCAG GCAGCTCTGTCCATATTTGGCATGATCAGTGGGCCTCTTCTTGGTCTGTACCTATTAGGCATGCTGTTCCGCACACCAAACTCAATA GGAGGCCTTGTGGGAATGATCATCGGTCTAGTGTTGACTCTGTGGGTGGGGATTGGAGCCCAGATCTACCCACCAACAGCTGAAAAGACAAATCCTCTCCCACTCACCACTGCAGGGTGcgcacacaacacaacacaagctCCATGGACCACTCCAGTAACTCTGACCCCACAGCCTGA TTTCAGACCAGCTCTGGCAGACAGCTGGTACTCTCTGTCCTACGTCTACTTTGCTCTCCTGGGAACATTGACAACAATCGTGTCCGGCCTGCTAGTGAGCTCAATCACAG GTGGATGCAAGCAAGAAAAAATTAACCCTGATCTATTGGTGAAGATGAGTGACCTGATCTGCTTCAGCTGGTGTAGTAAATCAGAG GAATCTGACGCCACAGAAAAAGATGCAGGACAATTTCACATGGAAGTTGACAACCCAGCGTTTGCAGACTTTGACACgagtaaaaatgttgaaatgggCACAAAACTGTAA
- the slc16a1a gene encoding monocarboxylate transporter 1a produces the protein MAPAVGGPQGYTPPEGGWGWMVVAGAFISIGFSYAFPKSITVFFKEIEVIFDVTSSQVSWISSIMLACMYGGGPISSILVNKYGSRPVMMAGGCLSGAGLIAASFCNSVQALYFCIGVVGGLGLAFNLNPALTMIGKYFYMKRPIANGIAMAGSPVFLSTMAPINTWLFDKFGWRGSFLILGGLLFNCCVAGSLMRPIGPKPKPAEKSTERRTVSQRINSFIDLSLFKHRGFLLYILGNIIMFFGLFAPLVFLSNFAKSKDIPKEKAAFLLSVLAFVDMVARPSMGIVANTKWVRPRIQYFFAASVLYNGVCHVLAPMSVDYKGFVIYAMFFGFAFGWLSSVLFETLMDLVGAQRFSSAVGLVTIMECGPVLLGPPLLGKFKDIYHDYKYTYQGCGILLIVSSVFLFAGMGLNYRLLAKEKKEEERRARVGGREQRSNRDNAAKEVAEARNTEDTV, from the exons ATGGCGCCCGCTGTCGGTGGTCCTCAAGGCTACACACCACCTGAGGGTGGCTGGGGATGGATGGTGGTAGCTGGTGCCTTCATCTCTATTGGCTTCTCCTATGCATTCCCTAAGTCCATCACTGTCTTCTTCAAAGAGATCGAGGTGATCTTCGATGTGACCAGCAGCCAGGTGTCCTGGATCTCCTCCATCATGTTAGCGTGCATGTACGGCGGAG GTCCTATCAGCAGCATCCTGGTTAATAAATATGGGAGTCGACCTGTCATGATGGCTGGAGGATGTCTGTCTGGAGCGGGCCTTATTGCTGCCTCTTTCTGCAACTCTGTTCAAGCACTGTACTTTTGTATTGGTGTGGTGGGAG GTTTGGGATTGGCCTTCAACCTCAACCCTGCCCTCACCATGATTGGCAAGTACTTCTACATGAAGCGGCCGATTGCCAATGGGATCGCCATGGCTGGCAGCCCCGTCTTTCTCTCCACCATGGCCCCTATAAACACCTGGCTCTTTGATAAGTTTGGCTGGAGAGGAAGTTTTTTGATCCTGGGTGGCCTCCTCTTCAACTGCTGTGTCGCCGGGTCTCTCATGCGACCCATAGGACCAAAACCCAAACCTGCAGAGAagagcacagagaggaggactGTGTCACAGAGAATTAACAGCTTCATTGATCTCTCCTTGTTCAAGCACCGTGGCTTTTTGCTCTACATCTTGGGCAATATTATCATGTTTTTCGGTCTCTTTGCACCACTGGTGTTTCTCAGTAATTTTGCAAAAAGTAAAGACATCCCTAAAGAGAAGGCAGCCTTCCTTCTGTCTGTGCTGGCTTTTGTTGACATGGTTGCCCGGCCCTCAATGGGTATTGTGGCAAACACCAAGTGGGTCCGGCCCAGGATACAGTACTTCTTTGCTGCCTCTGTGCTGTACAACGGTGTTTGCCACGTCCTGGCACCGATGTCAGTAGACTACAAGGGCTTTGTGATTTATGCCATGTTCTTTGGGTTTGCCTTTGGCTGGCTGAGCTCTGTGCTGTTCGAGACCCTTATGGACCTGGTGGGAGCCCAGCGCTTCTCCAGTGCTGTCGGGCTGGTCACTATCATGGAGTGTGGTCCTGTGTTGCTGGGCCCCCCTCTGCTTG ggAAGTTCAAAGACATCTATCATGACTACAAGTACACGTACCAGGGCTGTGGGATCCTGCTCATCGTCTCCAGCGTCTTCCTGTTCGCGGGGATGGGACTCAACTACCGACTGCTGgccaaagagaagaaagaggaggagaggagggccaGGGTGGGAGGAAGAGAACAAAGGTCTAACAGGGACAATGCTGCAAAGGAGGTGGCAGAAGCGAGGAACACAGAAGACACTGTCTGA
- the sycp1 gene encoding synaptonemal complex protein 1 codes for MDRDRGFNFKLLVPPRVNNGQVSAVRPQEIIEGCGDFVNKLQQGHSKCFDKEQSMPFPNTSMVAPTKPTRQEFPKMKVVPPMEKDMNNCNPGQLYCKLFDEVEKMKCWKDKADSDTVQKERRLQENKRTIETQRKAIQELQFGNESLSLKLEEQISENEDLRNKNNATRNLCNILKDTLERSSKKMHLFESEREETHHILMENSESIQKLIAAFESLRMRAEADQQEMQKVKEDLMQFESLKEKYHQEYNMKEKEVVALQTKLKDKESELQKLLLDLQETQKHSKQLQEETKEQYELLKSLKTERESILQELHTAEQSSKETEKKHDAIAAMLVKSEEEYAQMIKSKDLNLEELGKVRNQQAEKLEQIQTTIQELQNSLAFETQRAKELEDKLMANDMELKRRNTCLEVTMEQSAKKDGKIKILEDELDKRSKSIESMKGKIDVTEVRVEELTAELSKKTKEVQLLKNEAETAFAENDELKKSFEVAEKAQEDLNQKSKMTEIKVQELKGELITEKEKNRENTFQMEQLRKDIVHHETKYKELLSNFDELQSEKTAIQQQFESTSSNVKAIQANMKESEAKAAKLMTEIQRLEEENQCLREGVNSIKSEIQRETPQKEIEDHCVHLQDEIKKKEKEIKALATKLCNVRKNFEIKLTAQDEYKKENKMLKKQIVKETAKFSQLENEINGLQEESRKLKRQNKEDYQKFQRELDSKSTFAEELKNEVEMLRVTAAEAVKNKEDAELKCQHKIADMVALMEKHKSQYDRMVEQKDAELDENRKKEREAVACRKSLELDLEKHKTDEDQLKQQLKTEVAEKENLQKELTDLKNEMSSMQVSQLTEVINKQSPASNYKQGKSSATPKESSAKRHVFGFTKTRKTPSYSKVDGNAAVMKKAESDCESITTSGRTTPKTKKIQNGNPETPSIMTNRVGGTSKIKSYRIRTPPSSLTARWEKTTIELDPRSDSSDQNDILSFAHAPAPKSSAPPSKLNILQKSPVSHKSPGNSLKLAAMKRMRDAGWTAVTVCDKKKKKSSERVFA; via the exons ATGGACAGAGACCGGGGCTTTAACTTCAAACTGTTGGTACCTCCCAGAGTGAATAACGGACAGGTATCGGCTGTTCGACCTCAAGAAATCATTGAGGGCTGTGGTGACTTTGTGAATAAATTGCAGCAG GGTCACAGTAAATGTTTTGACAAAGAGCAGAGCATGCCTTTCCCCAATACGAGCATGGTTGCACCAACAAAACCTACCAGACAAG AGTTTCCTAAGATGAAAGTCGTGCCTCCAATGGAAAAAGACATG AACAATTGCAATCCTGGACAGCTTTATTGCAAGCTGTTTGATGAAGTtgagaaaatgaaatgttggaaggACAAAGCTGACAGTGACACTGTGCAAAAGGAAAGGAGactacaagaaaacaaaagaacaattgAAACTCAACGCAAAGCCATTCAAGAATTGCAg TTTGGAAATGAAAGTCTCAGCTTAAAGCTGGAGGAACAAATCAGTGAGAATGAGGATTTGAGGAACAA GAACAATGCAACAAGGAACTTGTGCAATATCCTCAAAGATACTTTAGAGCGGTCATCCAAGAAAATGCACTTAT TTGAATCCgaaagagaagaaacacatCACATCTTGATGGAAAATAGTGAAAGCATTCAG AAACTAATTGCAGCTTTTGAAAGCCTTCGTATGCGAGCAGAAGCTGATCAGCAAGAGATgcaaaaag TCAAAGAGGACCTGATGCAATTTGAAAGtctaaaagaaaaatatcatcAAGAATATAacatgaaagagaaagag GTTGTTGCGCTTCAAACAAAACTCAAGGACAAGGAAAGTGAACTACAAAAACTCCTGCTTGACCTCCAGGAAACCCAGAAGCACAGCAAACAGCTTCAAGAAGAAACAA AAGAACAGTATGAACTTCTCAAAAGCTTAAAAACGGAACGAGAATCCATTCTTCAAGAACTGCACACCGCTGAGCAGAGCAGCAAAGAAACTGAG AAAAAACACGATGCTATTGCTGCAATGCTAGTAAAGAGTGAAGAAGAATATGCACAGATGATTAAAAGCAAGGACTTAAACTTGGAGGAGCTCGGCAAAGTCCGAAATCAACAAgcagagaagctggagcagattCAGACGACAATTCAGGAGCTACAGAATTCCCTAGCCTTCGAGACACAGAG GGCCAAAGAACTTGAGGATAAACTCATGGCAAACGACATGGAACTTAAAAGAAGAAACACATGTTTAG AAGTGACCATGGAGCAGAGTGCAAAGAAAGATGGGAAGATCAAAATACTTGAAGATGAACTA GATAAAAGATCAAAATCAATCGAGTCCATGAAAGGAAAGATTGATGTCACTGAGGTCAGAGTGGAGGAACTCACAGCTGAGCTTTCAAAGAAAACTAAAGAAGTCCAGCTTTTAAAG AATGAGGCAGAGACTGCCTTTGCTGAAAATGATGAACTGAAGAAGAGTTTTGAAGTTGCTGAAAAGGCACAAGAAGATTTAAACCAGAAGTCTAAAATGACAGAG ATCAAAGTGCAGGAGCTCAAGGGAGAGCTAATTactgaaaaggagaaaaatagagaaaatacCTTTCAGATGGAGCAACTGAGGAAAGACATTGTGCACCATGA AACAAAGTACAAAGAGCTGTTGTCTAACTTTGATGAGCTGCAGTCTGAGAAGACAGCCATTCAACAGCAGTTTGAGAGTACATCATCTAATGTGAAAGCTATTCAGGCAAACATGAAG GAGAGTGAGGCGAAGGCTGCAAAGCTCATGACAGAAATTCAAAGACTGGAAGAAGAAAACCAATGTTTACG AGAGGGTGTAAACTCCATTAAAAGTGAAATCCAAAGGGAGACTCCGCAGAAGGAAATTGAAGatcat TGCGTACATCTGCAggatgaaataaagaaaaaagaaaaagaaatcaaagcTTTGGCAACAAAG ctctgcaATGTCAGGAAAAATTTTGAAATCAAGCTCACAGCCCAGGACGAATACAAGAAAGAA aataaaatgctTAAGAAACAAATAGTGAAAGAGACAGCAAAATTCAGTCAACTTGAAAATGAG aTCAATGGGCTTCAAGAAGAGTCCCGGAAACTGAAAAGACAGAACAAGGAAGACTATCAGAAATTCCAGAGGGAGCTTGACTCCAAGTCAACCTTTGCAGAAGAGCTTAAGAATGAG GTAGAAATGCTCAGAGTAACAGCGGCAGAGGCTGTCAAGAACAAGGAAGACGCAGAACTCAAGTGTCAACACAAGATAGCAGATATGGTCGCACTGATGGAAAAACACAAG AGCCAGTATGACCGGATGGTTGAACAAAAGGATGCAGAGCTTGATGAGaacaggaagaaagagagggaggctgtGGCCTGTAGGAAATCACTG GAGTTGGATCTTGAGAAGCACAAGACTGATGAAGATCAGCTGAAGCAACAGCTGAAGACAGAAGTGGCAGAGAAG GAAAACCTGCAGAAGGAGCTAACTGATTTGAAGAATGAAATGTCATCCATGCAAGTCTCTCAGCTGACAGAAGTGATAAACAAGCAG TCACCTGCCTCAAACTATAAACAAGGGAAAAGTTCAGCGACTCCAAAAGAGAGCTCTGCAAAGAGACATGTGTTTGGCTTCACCAAGACCAGGAAAACTCCATCCTACAGCAAGGTTGATGGAAATGCTGCAGTTATGAAGAAAGCT GAATCTGACTGTGAGTCCATCACAACATCCGGTAGAACAACACCAAAGACAAAG AAAATTCAAAATGGAAACCCGGAAACTCCAAGTATAATGACAAACAGGGTTGGCGGAACATCAAAGATCAAA TCCTACAGAATTAGGACGCCCCCTTCTTCTCTGACAGCGCGCTGGGAGAAGACCACCATAGAGCTTGACCCCAGGTCTGACAGCTCTGATCAAAACGATATCTTG AGCTTTGCTCATGCACCCGCACCGAAGTCTTCTGCACCCCCCTCCAAACTAAACATCTTGCAAAAG agcCCTGTCAGTCATAAATCACCAGGGAACTCCTTGAAGCTTGCTGCAATGAAAAGGATGAGAGATGCTGGTTGGACGGCTGTAACTGtctgtgacaaaaaaaagaagaagagcagtGAGAGGGTCTTTGCCTAA
- the slc5a8l gene encoding sodium-coupled monocarboxylate transporter 1 isoform X2, whose amino-acid sequence MTAVPVAMSLTASFMSGITVIGTPAEAYQFGAAFWLFGFSYAIMSAITAEVFVPVFYRLGITSAYEYLELRFSRPIRIIGTSMYIVQTALYTGLVIYAPALALNQITGLNLWGVLVATGAVCIVYCTLGGLKAVIWTDVMQMVIMLAGFVAVIARGAVIQGGLTNIWEDARKGGRLEAFDFDPDPLKRHTFWTIVIGGSVMWTSIYSINQSQVQRYISCKTLGHAKMSLYVNMVGLWLTVSLAVFSGLTMFSIYKNCDPLSNGDVSTPDQLLPYLVMDILAAYPGIPGLFVAAAYSGTLSTVSSSINALVAVTVEDFILPVFKNLTEKQVYWMNMGLSVFFGAVCIGMAGVASLMGSVLQAALSIFGMISGPLLGLYLLGMLFRTPNSIGGLVGMIIGLVLTLWVGIGAQIYPPTAEKTNPLPLTTAGCAHNTTQAPWTTPVTLTPQPDFRPALADSWYSLSYVYFALLGTLTTIVSGLLVSSITGGCKQEKINPDLLVKMSDLICFSWCSKSEESDATEKDAGQFHMEVDNPAFADFDTSKNVEMGTKL is encoded by the exons ATGACAGCTGTGCCGGTTGCCATGTCGCTCACTGCCAGCTTCATGTCTGGCATCACAGTCATCGGCACACCTGCCGAGGCCTACCAGTTCGGAGCTGCCTTCTGGCTCTTCGGCTTCTCCTACGCCATCATGTCTGCCATCACCGCTGAGGTCTTTGTCCCAGTGTTCTACAGACTGGGGATCACCAGTGCCTATGAG TACCTGGAATTGCGCTTCAGTCGGCCGATTCGCATAATTGGGACATCAATGTACATCGTTCAGACG GCTCTCTACACTGGTTTGGTCATCTATGCTCCAGCTCTTGCACTAAATCAaa TCACAGGACTTAATCTATGGGGAGTGCTGGTGGCTACAGGAGCAGTGTGCATCGTCTACTGCACTTTG GGCGGTCTGAAAGCAGTAATCTGGACAGACGTGATGCAGATGGTGATCATGCTAGCAGGTTTTGTGGCTGTTATAGCTCGAGGAGCTGTGATACAGGGAGGCCTGACAAACATTTGGGAGGACGCAAGGAAAGGAGGCCGACTAGAGGCATTTGA TTTTGACCCAGATCCTCTGAAGCGACACACTTTCTGGACGATTGTAATCGGCGGCAGCGTGATGTGGACCTCTATCTATTCAATAAACCAATCCCAGGTGCAGCGCTACATCTCCTGCAAAACCTTGGGCCATGCCAAGAT GTCTCTGTACGTGAACATGGTTGGCTTGTGGCTAACTGTGAGTCTGGCTGTGTTTTCTGGCCTCACCATGTTCTCCATCTACAAGAACTGTGATCCACTTTCAAACGGTGATGTTAGCACCCCGGACCAG CTGCTGCCCTACCTTGTGATGGATATTCTGGCAGCTTACCCTGGAATACCTGGCTTGTTTGTGGCAGCTGCCTACAGTGGTACGCTAAG cacgGTGTCTTCCAGCATTAACGCCCTAGTTGCTGTCACCGTGGAAGACTTTATTCTACCAGTGTTCAAAAACCTCACTGAGAAACAGGTGTACTGGATGAACATGGGCTTGA GTGTATTCTTTGGTGCTGTGTGCATTGGGATGGCTGGAGTTGCTTCACTGATGGGAAGTGTCTTGCAG GCAGCTCTGTCCATATTTGGCATGATCAGTGGGCCTCTTCTTGGTCTGTACCTATTAGGCATGCTGTTCCGCACACCAAACTCAATA GGAGGCCTTGTGGGAATGATCATCGGTCTAGTGTTGACTCTGTGGGTGGGGATTGGAGCCCAGATCTACCCACCAACAGCTGAAAAGACAAATCCTCTCCCACTCACCACTGCAGGGTGcgcacacaacacaacacaagctCCATGGACCACTCCAGTAACTCTGACCCCACAGCCTGA TTTCAGACCAGCTCTGGCAGACAGCTGGTACTCTCTGTCCTACGTCTACTTTGCTCTCCTGGGAACATTGACAACAATCGTGTCCGGCCTGCTAGTGAGCTCAATCACAG GTGGATGCAAGCAAGAAAAAATTAACCCTGATCTATTGGTGAAGATGAGTGACCTGATCTGCTTCAGCTGGTGTAGTAAATCAGAG GAATCTGACGCCACAGAAAAAGATGCAGGACAATTTCACATGGAAGTTGACAACCCAGCGTTTGCAGACTTTGACACgagtaaaaatgttgaaatgggCACAAAACTGTAA
- the LOC115582550 gene encoding cell wall protein DAN4-like, protein MTMDTILPTLACYLLAISSAVAQTENGKLTTTTTITTSDLNLTHTTALVTPTDSTVHETVTNLTDNTSPSTSMTQHSLTFTTTAATTESKSPLQTSQSTTIMTPLTDSTSLTSTTPGTHTPTFTAMTTPAMQTTGGYISTPDTTVITTANSSHTVNTTSVSPDGTTQALRLSSSEKNMTIIFSAVLGMFAVALIGFMLHKCKHKIQYLHRPLNTDDTDAFVAEDDTLVISGGLYDGHPIYDNVPTVSEDQSQFRLEFLH, encoded by the exons ATGACCATGGATACCATCCTTCCTACCCTGGCTTGTTACCTTCTGGCCATTTCTTCTGCTGTGGCGCAAACAGAAAATGGGAAATTGACTACCACGACCACAATAACAACATCTGACTTaaacctgacacacacaactGCACTAGTAACTCCAACTGATTCTACTGTACATGAAACTGTCACAAACTTGACTGACAACACATCTCCATCAACCAGCATGACGCAGCACAGTCTAACTTTCacaaccacagcagccacaACTGAGAGCAAAAGTCCTCTCCAGACTTCTCAGTCAACAACCATCATGACTCCTCTCACCGACAGTACATCTCTGACATCCACAACACCTGGCACTCACACTCCAACGTTTACTGCAATGACAACACCTGCGATGCAGACAACAGGAGGTTACATAAGTACACCTGATACTACAGTAATTACAACTGCAAATTCATCTCACACTGTCAACACAACCTCGGTTTCACCAGACGGAACCACACAAG cTTTGCGACTGAGcagttcagaaaaaaacatgactaTTATCTTCAGTGCTGTACTTGGAATGTTTGCAGTGGCATTGATTGGGTTCATGCttcacaaatgcaaacacaaaatCCAATATCTGCATCGACCTCTTAACACTGATGACACGG ATGCATTTGTGGCAGAGGATGACACACTCGTAATTTCTGGAGGACTTTATGATGGCCATCCGATATACGACAACGTACCAACAGTCTCAGAAGACCAATCTCAATTCCGCCTCGAGTTCCTTCATTAA